In Vanessa atalanta chromosome W, ilVanAtal1.2, whole genome shotgun sequence, a genomic segment contains:
- the LOC125075616 gene encoding uncharacterized protein LOC125075616 translates to MLDRSTGWPEAYPLKDITAESVAEAVYYGWITRFGCPLRVTTDQGRQFESNLFNQLARRMGITRIRTTAYHPQANGAVEKWHRSLKTSLICRGNTDNWVKELPSVLLGLRASYRDDTQISAAELVYGESLRLPGNFFELKKPEISSEETFLQELRQKIRHIAAIPRRQLRQNKIFVHPELEKCSHVFVRCDRVSRPLTPPYSGPYKILSRTNKYFKIQEGDTQKIISIDRLKPAFTLHSDDIAISPSIEPCNINKEPMVTRSGRISKPTVRFTP, encoded by the coding sequence atgttGGACAGAAGCACTGGTTGGCCTGAAGCGTATCCTTTAAAGGACATAACAGCAGAAAGTGTAGCCGAAGCCGTTTATTATGGCTGGATTACTAGATTCGGTTGTCCATTGAGAGTAACGACAGATCAAGGACGTCAATTTGAGTCGAACTTATTTAACCAACTAGCCAGAAGAATGGGAATAACAAGAATAAGAACTACAGCATACCATCCACAGGCAAACGGTGCAGTTGAAAAGTGGCATCGTTCTCTTAAAACTTCTCTTATATGCAGAGGTAACACAGATAATTGGGTTAAAGAGCTACCTAGCGTATTACTAGGATTAAGAGCAAGTTACAGGGATGATACTCAGATAAGTGCAGCTGAGTTGGTGTATGGTGAATCTTTAAGACTTCCTGGTAATTTTTTTGAGCTGAAAAAGCCAGAAATCTCAAGTGaagaaacatttttacaagAGTTAAGGCAGAAAATAAGGCATATAGCAGCAATACCAAGGCGCCAATTAcgtcaaaacaaaatttttgtacACCCGGAACTTGAAAAATGTTCACATGTATTTGTTCGTTGCGACCGAGTGTCAAGGCCGCTTACTCCTCCGTATTCTGgtccatacaaaattttaagtcgaacaaataaatattttaaaattcaagagGGAGATACGCagaaaattattagtatagatagactCAAGCCCGCGTTCACGTTACACTCTGATGACATAGCAATATCGCCCAGTATAGAGCCATGTAACATTAACAAGGAGCCCATGGTAACCAGATCAGGACGCATCAGCAAACCTACAGTAAGATTCACTCCCTAG